A DNA window from Sphaeramia orbicularis chromosome 22, fSphaOr1.1, whole genome shotgun sequence contains the following coding sequences:
- the LOC115414123 gene encoding RNA polymerase II elongation factor ELL-like produces MDFNKEYSEYRDLHARIDGTTQQFMKLDSQLKQQHRQSHKYKTVHNQIVQEYRKIKKSNPNYSQDKIRCEYLHNKLAHIKKLISEYDQQQLHSGPN; encoded by the exons ATGGACTTTAACAAAGAGTACAGCGAATACAGAGACTTACACGCTCGCATCGACGGCACCACGCAGCAGTTCATGAAGCTGGACTCGCAGCTCAAACAGCAGCACCGCCAGTCCCATAAATACAAG ACGGTTCATAACCAGATTGTACAAGAGTATCGCAAAATTAAAAAG tcCAATCCCAACTACAGCCAGGACAAAATCCGCTGTGAATATCTCCACAACAAACTGGCTCACATCAAGAAGCTCATATCTGAGTACGACCAGCAGCAGCTGCACTCTGGTCCAAACTGA